The Castanea sativa cultivar Marrone di Chiusa Pesio chromosome 11, ASM4071231v1 genome contains a region encoding:
- the LOC142615013 gene encoding uncharacterized protein LOC142615013, producing MAADVSSLVRVLNGYNKEDQHRTVGNDSNSEKSTAPITRDLLGGGSNSFSSSTSKIVVDSQELDLDLQVPNGWEKRLDLKSGKVYLQRCNTPNSPSISDKKHQINSTVPKLQDLNFPPSPSKITLNLFDETPLDLKLVSSSLSSNNYQSVCTLDKVKSALERAEKEPPKRRTSFGKSSPSPSYSSSSSSIRETQEEDFEDKLLSSPMAAGCPGCLSYVLITKNNPKCPRCSSVVPLPLMKKPRIDLNISI from the exons ATGGCTGCTGACGTGAGCTCTCTGGTGCGAGTTCTCAATGGCTATAACAAAGAGGATCAACATCGGACGGTTGGGAACGATTCGAATTCTGAGAAATCTACGGCTCCGATTACTCGTGACTTGCTTGGTGGTGGGTCTaactctttctcttcttcaacCTCTAAGATTGTGGTTGATTCCCAGGAATTGGACCTCGACTTGCAGGTCCCAAATGGCTGGGAAAAGCGTCTAGACTTGAAG TCAGGGAAAGTCTACCTACAAAGATGTAACACCCCAAATTCACCTTCAATCTCAGACAAGAAGCACCAAATCAATTCAACAGTTCCAAAACTTCAGGATTTAAATTTTCCTCCATCACCCTCGAAAATCACATTAAATCTTTTTGATGAAACTCCCCTGGATTTAAAGTTGGTCTCATCATCATTGTCGTCGAATAATTATCAAAGCGTATGCACTCTTGATAAGGTGAAATCAGCACTTGAAAGGGCGGAGAAAGAGCCACCGAAGAGGAGAACATCATTTGGGAAATCATCACCATCACCTTCATATTCATCATCATCGTCTTCGATTAGAGAAACCCAAGAagaagattttgaagataaATTATTGTCATCACCAATGGCAGCAGGGTGTCCTGGTTGCTTATCTTATGTATTGATAACGAAAAATAATCCAAAATGTCCTAGGTGCAGTTCTGTTGTCCCATTACCGCTGATGAAGAAACCTAGAATTGATCTCAACATATCAATCTGA
- the LOC142616066 gene encoding uncharacterized protein LOC142616066: MERIKCRLGLANGLIVPYVGRKGGLAMLWAREVDLEIKSYSQNHIDAVISDTERNFKWRLTGGDDRIYLRLDRAFANLEWCEKFGDMRVHHLPDSTSDHCAFLVSASVTQRQSRAKRFHFEAMWVKNAECKSIIKNSWGMDSDLGTLEGVMANLNRCAAELLKWSSNVFGQIPKKIQTKRIELNSLTLQDKDGALSTKINSLRKEINDLLDDEEIYWGQRAKAH; this comes from the exons ATGGAAAGAATAAAATGCAGGCTGGGTCTTGCTAACGGTCTCATTGTCCCCTATGTTGGCCGGAAGGGTGGTCTTGCTATGCTATGGGCTAGGGAGGTAGACCTAGAGATAAAGAGTTACTCTCAGAATCATATTGATGCAGTAATCAGCGATACAGAAAGGAATTTCAAGTGGAGACTAACAG GGGGGGATGACAGAATATATCTAAGGTTAGATAGGGCTTTTGCCAACTTAGAGTGGTGTGAGAAGTTTGGGGATATGAGAGTGCATCACTTACCTGATTCAACTTCTGATCATTGTGCCTTTCTTGTTTCTGCTTCCGTAACTCAAAGACAATCCCGAGCAAAGCGTTTCCACTTCGAGGCAATGTGGGTTAAAAATGCTGAATGCAAAtctataattaaaaattcttGGGGTATGGATTCTGATCTTGGTACTCTGGAGGGGGTGATGGCCAATCTCAATAGATGTGCTGCGGAATTATTGAAGTGGAGCTCTAATGTTTTTGGGCAAATTCCAAAGAAGatccaaacaaaaagaattgAGCTGAACTCCCTAACTCTCCAAGATAAGGATGGAGCATTAAGTACAAAGATCAATAGTTTAAGAAAGGAAATTAACGATCTGCTTGATGATGAGGAGATATATTGGGGTCAAAGGGCTAAGGCACACTAG